Proteins found in one Nocardia brasiliensis ATCC 700358 genomic segment:
- a CDS encoding acetyl-CoA acetyltransferase has translation MSTSTIHLLGGSQTDFAVNWHRSGHGFDALVAAVLAPAFEATGVGPDEIEVIHVGNAFGQLFTGQGQLGAMPATVCPELWGVPASRHEAACASGSMALLAAMADLAAGRYDCALVLGAELEKTVPGEQAAGYLGAAAWVGHEAPGAKFVWPTMFAALADEYDRRYGLDEAHLRAISELNITNARANPAAQTRNWTYSPDSFAADDTANPRVAGRLRRQDCSQMTDGAAAVVVVSDRFLARRTDLRPGRRAVISGWGHRTAGLPLAEKLRVAADDPYVFPHVRTTVLDALARAGLPAIDAVDGVEVHDCFAMSEYMAIDHLGITGPGESWKAVETGEIGRNGRIAVNPGGGLIGGGHPVGATGVRMVLDAYKQVTGQAGDYQVPDARRFATLNIGGSATTAASFVVEAATRPNE, from the coding sequence ATGTCCACCAGCACCATTCACCTACTGGGCGGCAGCCAGACCGATTTCGCGGTCAACTGGCATCGGTCCGGCCACGGCTTCGACGCGCTCGTCGCGGCGGTGCTCGCCCCGGCCTTCGAGGCCACCGGCGTCGGGCCGGACGAGATCGAGGTGATCCACGTCGGTAATGCCTTCGGACAGCTGTTCACCGGGCAGGGGCAGCTCGGCGCCATGCCCGCCACCGTCTGTCCCGAGCTGTGGGGTGTGCCGGCGAGCAGGCACGAAGCCGCCTGTGCCTCGGGCAGTATGGCGCTGCTGGCCGCGATGGCAGACCTGGCGGCGGGACGCTACGACTGCGCGCTGGTGCTCGGCGCCGAGCTGGAGAAGACCGTGCCGGGGGAGCAGGCGGCGGGCTATCTGGGGGCCGCGGCCTGGGTGGGCCACGAGGCACCGGGCGCGAAGTTCGTGTGGCCGACCATGTTTGCCGCCCTCGCCGACGAATACGACCGCCGCTACGGCCTCGACGAGGCGCATCTGCGCGCGATCAGCGAACTCAACATCACCAATGCCCGCGCCAACCCGGCCGCGCAGACCAGGAACTGGACCTACTCCCCGGACAGCTTCGCCGCCGACGACACCGCGAACCCGCGGGTGGCGGGCAGGTTGCGCCGCCAGGATTGCAGCCAGATGACCGACGGGGCCGCGGCCGTCGTCGTGGTGTCGGACCGATTCCTGGCGCGGCGCACCGATTTACGGCCCGGACGACGCGCGGTGATCAGCGGCTGGGGACACCGCACGGCAGGGCTACCGCTGGCGGAAAAACTGCGGGTCGCGGCGGACGACCCGTATGTCTTCCCGCATGTGCGCACGACCGTCCTGGACGCGCTGGCGCGCGCCGGATTGCCTGCCATCGACGCCGTGGACGGCGTCGAGGTGCACGACTGCTTCGCCATGTCGGAGTACATGGCGATCGATCATCTCGGTATCACGGGGCCCGGGGAGAGCTGGAAAGCGGTGGAAACGGGCGAAATCGGGCGAAACGGCCGGATTGCTGTCAACCCGGGTGGCGGATTGATCGGGGGTGGCCATCCGGTGGGGGCGACCGGGGTGCGTATGGTGCTCGACGCGTACAAGCAGGTGACCGGGCAGGCAGGAGATTATCAAGTGCCGGACGCACGTCGATTCGCGACCCTCAACATCGGCGGGAGCGCCACGACCGCAGCGAGTTTCGTGGTCGAGGCCGCGACGCGCCCGAACGAGTGA
- a CDS encoding MerR family transcriptional regulator: MTEDTSTPVAGIGELAERTGVSVRTIRFYCDSGVLDYRRTGAGHRIFDLPAAIDQLLLVRRLRALDVPLPTIVRVLGGAESLGTAVAVERAAVEAELDALRWRRAALLAIEHASPGERTERVALLAAAHDRDTVLDTLVALWRPILGPLPGGLFDSFIDMHAPLPGEPAPEHVLAYAELSVLATDTDVKTAMAHQIWRSNRADVGDQRQLVTAVAQACEAAAPLVAAAEKPRAGTVLDQYVAAHAAARGRRDTPRFRRELLVGATDPDPRLQRYWRLTAQVTGVTATIGAIHHWMFDALHCSVRTE; the protein is encoded by the coding sequence GTGACCGAGGACACATCCACCCCGGTGGCCGGCATCGGCGAATTGGCCGAGCGGACCGGCGTTTCCGTGCGCACCATCCGGTTCTATTGCGACAGCGGCGTTCTCGATTACCGCCGGACCGGGGCCGGCCACCGGATCTTCGACCTGCCGGCCGCGATCGACCAATTGCTGCTGGTGCGCCGACTGCGGGCGCTCGACGTGCCGCTGCCCACGATCGTGCGGGTGCTCGGCGGCGCCGAGTCCCTCGGCACGGCGGTCGCGGTGGAGCGGGCCGCCGTCGAGGCCGAGCTCGACGCGTTGCGCTGGCGCCGGGCGGCATTGCTCGCCATCGAGCACGCGTCCCCCGGCGAACGCACCGAGCGCGTGGCTCTGCTTGCGGCAGCACATGATCGGGACACCGTGCTGGATACGCTGGTCGCGCTGTGGCGTCCCATCCTCGGTCCGCTGCCCGGCGGACTGTTCGATTCGTTCATCGATATGCACGCGCCGCTACCGGGGGAACCGGCGCCGGAACACGTGCTCGCGTACGCCGAACTCAGCGTTCTCGCGACCGATACGGACGTCAAAACGGCCATGGCACACCAGATCTGGCGATCCAACCGAGCGGACGTCGGTGATCAGCGACAGCTGGTGACGGCGGTGGCGCAGGCCTGCGAAGCGGCGGCGCCGCTCGTCGCCGCGGCGGAAAAGCCGCGTGCCGGAACCGTGCTGGACCAATACGTGGCCGCGCACGCGGCAGCCCGCGGGCGCCGAGACACGCCGCGATTCCGCCGGGAACTGCTCGTCGGCGCGACGGACCCGGATCCCCGGCTACAACGCTACTGGCGGCTCACCGCGCAGGTCACAGGCGTCACCGCCACGATCGGCGCGATCCACCACTGGATGTTCGACGCGCTGCACTGCTCGGTACGCACCGAGTAA
- a CDS encoding maleylpyruvate isomerase family mycothiol-dependent enzyme: MRHTGSMTTEDIWRATAAERVALADLLAGLTEEQWDHQSLCSRWRVRDVVAHTVQTTRAHLGWILVNLARARGNVDRALCEVAIRHADRVGTRELLAELRASVPARFVPVGTVPADRLLDVLVHAQDVAVPLGIEHPMPAAAAKVALQRVWATAGRFGIAERLAGVQLAATDAEWSAGEGAQVHGTAGALLLLATGRPADGLLSGPGTAVLADRR, encoded by the coding sequence ATGCGGCACACCGGATCCATGACCACCGAGGACATTTGGCGGGCGACCGCCGCCGAACGGGTCGCACTCGCGGACCTGCTGGCGGGGCTCACCGAGGAGCAATGGGATCACCAGTCCCTGTGCTCGCGGTGGCGGGTCCGCGACGTGGTCGCGCATACCGTGCAGACCACCCGCGCACATCTCGGCTGGATCCTGGTGAATCTGGCCCGGGCCCGTGGCAATGTCGACCGGGCGTTGTGTGAGGTCGCGATCCGGCACGCGGACCGGGTCGGGACGCGGGAATTGCTCGCGGAACTACGCGCGAGCGTGCCCGCGCGGTTCGTCCCGGTCGGCACCGTGCCCGCCGACCGGCTGCTGGACGTGCTGGTGCACGCTCAGGACGTCGCGGTACCGCTGGGTATCGAGCACCCGATGCCCGCCGCGGCGGCAAAGGTTGCGCTGCAACGGGTCTGGGCGACGGCGGGCCGGTTCGGGATCGCCGAGCGGTTGGCGGGTGTGCAGTTGGCCGCCACCGACGCCGAGTGGTCGGCGGGCGAAGGAGCGCAGGTGCACGGCACCGCGGGAGCGCTGCTGCTGCTCGCCACCGGCCGCCCCGCGGACGGGCTGCTCAGCGGGCCGGGGACCGCGGTGCTGGCCGACCGGCGATGA
- a CDS encoding SAM-dependent methyltransferase has product MRTEGDTWDIVSSVGMTALQVAAARAIETGRPDALIRDEYAALFVEAAGDPATTALVRDPQRWQGTPLMDGYLGLRSKFFDDLFLSAGQSGVRQAVILAAGLDARAYRLDWSPGSTVFEIDQPQVLDFKRQVLTAAGAVPRANRREVAVDLRDDWPAALLAAGFDPAVPTVWSAEGLLPYLPGAAQDALFHRIDDLSAPGSSLATDTFDSTVDLQQVTAYQAEHLRDTIYDKVDFGALFYTDDRADAESWLTAQGWTTSALRPERLAAVYHRAAPVLPEPFSQMMDGIRYLSARKPA; this is encoded by the coding sequence ATGCGTACCGAAGGTGATACCTGGGACATCGTCAGCAGCGTGGGGATGACCGCGCTGCAGGTCGCGGCCGCCCGCGCGATCGAGACCGGACGGCCCGACGCCCTGATCCGCGACGAATACGCCGCCCTGTTCGTCGAGGCGGCCGGCGACCCGGCCACGACAGCGCTGGTCCGGGACCCGCAGCGCTGGCAGGGCACGCCGCTGATGGACGGCTACCTCGGCTTACGCAGCAAGTTCTTCGACGATCTGTTCCTGTCCGCGGGACAGTCGGGAGTCCGGCAGGCGGTGATCCTGGCCGCGGGGTTGGACGCGCGCGCCTACCGGCTGGACTGGTCGCCGGGTTCGACCGTTTTCGAGATCGACCAGCCGCAGGTGCTCGACTTCAAACGCCAGGTGCTCACCGCGGCCGGTGCCGTCCCCCGCGCGAATCGCCGGGAAGTCGCCGTCGATCTCCGCGACGATTGGCCCGCCGCACTGCTGGCGGCCGGGTTCGATCCGGCCGTCCCCACCGTCTGGTCGGCCGAGGGGCTGCTCCCCTATTTGCCGGGCGCGGCCCAGGACGCCCTGTTCCACCGCATCGATGACCTGTCCGCACCGGGCAGCAGTCTGGCCACCGACACCTTCGACAGCACGGTCGATCTCCAGCAGGTCACCGCCTATCAAGCCGAACACCTGCGCGACACCATCTACGACAAGGTCGACTTCGGCGCCCTCTTCTACACCGACGACCGCGCCGACGCCGAAAGCTGGCTCACCGCACAGGGTTGGACCACCAGCGCCCTCCGGCCCGAGCGGCTGGCCGCGGTCTACCACCGAGCCGCTCCGGTGCTCCCGGAACCGTTCAGTCAGATGATGGACGGCATCCGATACCTGAGCGCCCGCAAACCCGCCTGA
- a CDS encoding lipase family protein — protein sequence MLLCFRSATFAVGLTLAAALAVTGTATAAPDVPGNPAPTWPNRPDENQFPPLPSETDIYRFIPVPMPGEDRWYDDPADLGAYANGDVVRKRVVTSYLLGVPWPPVHTEQILYRSTDSHDRPITTATTVLIPGIPWLGPTPRPVISYQEAIDGLDPACNPSHTLRAGTMKETQLLLQFLAEGMAVSVPDFNGKTSTTLAPSEGRMVLDGARAVRRAGLGLADAPVGLWGYSGGGSATAWAAELHRSYAPELPVKGSAQGGVPGDKHAMTQFAMDAGPGIAGQSDFVGWIWLIGLSREFPDELPLEKFLTPDGMTVANDISHRCLYTAAATGAWRPLKNYLKDPQAFLDPDVQSVLHRDSLGYGDTPDVPIAMWHSTTDPIIPIPSIEPVVQHYCAAGANLRFFRVPASEHISAELIGYEPSLLWLTAVVAGADPGPTTC from the coding sequence ATGCTGCTCTGCTTTCGTTCCGCGACCTTCGCCGTCGGTCTCACCCTCGCCGCCGCGCTCGCGGTGACCGGGACGGCGACCGCCGCACCGGATGTGCCCGGAAATCCGGCGCCCACCTGGCCGAACCGGCCGGACGAGAACCAATTCCCGCCGCTGCCCAGCGAAACCGATATCTACCGGTTCATTCCGGTGCCCATGCCGGGCGAGGACCGGTGGTACGACGATCCCGCCGACCTCGGCGCCTACGCGAACGGCGATGTCGTCCGCAAACGCGTGGTGACGAGCTATCTGCTCGGCGTGCCGTGGCCGCCGGTGCACACCGAACAGATCCTCTACCGCAGCACCGACAGCCACGATCGCCCGATCACCACGGCGACCACCGTGCTGATCCCGGGCATCCCCTGGCTCGGGCCGACGCCGCGACCGGTCATCTCCTACCAGGAGGCGATCGACGGCCTGGATCCGGCGTGCAACCCCTCGCACACCCTGCGCGCGGGCACGATGAAGGAAACCCAGCTGCTGCTGCAATTCCTCGCCGAAGGCATGGCGGTCTCGGTGCCCGACTTCAACGGCAAGACCAGCACCACGCTCGCGCCGAGCGAGGGCCGGATGGTGCTCGACGGCGCCCGGGCGGTCCGCCGGGCCGGACTCGGGTTGGCCGACGCGCCGGTGGGACTGTGGGGCTACTCCGGCGGTGGCAGCGCCACGGCCTGGGCGGCTGAGCTGCATCGCAGCTACGCCCCGGAACTGCCGGTCAAGGGCAGCGCCCAGGGTGGTGTGCCGGGCGACAAGCACGCGATGACGCAGTTCGCCATGGACGCGGGCCCCGGCATCGCGGGACAGTCCGATTTCGTCGGCTGGATCTGGCTCATCGGCTTGTCCAGGGAGTTCCCGGACGAGCTGCCACTGGAGAAGTTCCTCACCCCCGACGGCATGACCGTCGCCAACGACATCTCGCACCGCTGCCTCTACACCGCGGCGGCCACCGGCGCGTGGCGACCGCTGAAGAACTATCTGAAGGATCCACAGGCCTTCCTCGACCCGGATGTCCAGTCGGTGCTGCATCGCGACAGCCTCGGCTACGGGGACACCCCGGATGTGCCGATCGCGATGTGGCACTCCACCACCGATCCGATCATCCCGATTCCGTCGATCGAACCGGTCGTGCAGCACTACTGCGCCGCGGGCGCCAACCTGCGCTTCTTCAGAGTCCCCGCCTCGGAACACATCTCGGCCGAACTCATCGGCTACGAACCCTCGCTGCTCTGGCTCACCGCGGTCGTCGCGGGCGCCGATCCCGGCCCCACCACCTGCTGA
- a CDS encoding biotin-dependent carboxyltransferase family protein, which yields MSAGHAALRVDAAGALSTIQDLGRPGWFAIGVGVSGAADRGALKLANRLVGNPEQAAGIETLLGGLELTALAPVLLAVTGADAPITVDGVPQARAAVLALTAGQRMKLGMATAGLRVYVGVRGGIAAEPVLGSCSTDTLAGLGPAALAGGAELAVGSARTYPWPNVAVAPVPSPDTGTVEVRVLLGPRDDWFTDPRALGTGTWAMTDRADRVGVRLTRVGDHPPLTRINDKELPTEGMALGAIQVQPSGEPVVFLADHPITGGYPVVGTVVSADVDLLAQLRPGQQLRFRLVEL from the coding sequence ATGAGTGCGGGACATGCCGCGTTACGGGTCGACGCCGCCGGGGCATTGAGCACCATCCAGGATCTGGGCCGGCCCGGCTGGTTCGCCATCGGCGTCGGTGTGTCCGGTGCGGCCGACCGCGGTGCGCTGAAGCTGGCCAATCGGCTGGTCGGCAATCCCGAGCAGGCGGCGGGCATCGAAACACTGCTCGGCGGACTGGAATTGACGGCCCTCGCGCCGGTCCTGCTGGCGGTCACCGGCGCCGACGCGCCGATCACGGTGGACGGCGTCCCGCAGGCGCGCGCCGCCGTGCTCGCCCTGACTGCCGGTCAGCGGATGAAGCTCGGTATGGCCACGGCGGGCCTGCGCGTCTATGTCGGCGTGCGCGGCGGCATCGCGGCCGAACCGGTGCTCGGCTCGTGCAGCACGGACACGCTGGCCGGGCTCGGGCCGGCGGCACTGGCGGGCGGGGCCGAGCTCGCGGTGGGGTCGGCACGGACCTACCCGTGGCCGAATGTCGCTGTGGCACCGGTACCTTCGCCCGACACCGGGACCGTCGAGGTCCGCGTGCTGCTCGGTCCGCGCGACGACTGGTTCACCGATCCGCGGGCGCTGGGCACCGGCACCTGGGCGATGACCGACCGCGCCGATCGCGTCGGGGTGCGCCTGACCCGAGTGGGCGACCATCCCCCGCTGACCCGGATCAACGACAAGGAACTGCCCACCGAGGGCATGGCGCTCGGCGCCATCCAGGTACAGCCGAGCGGCGAACCCGTCGTCTTCCTCGCCGACCACCCGATCACCGGCGGCTATCCGGTCGTCGGCACCGTCGTCAGCGCCGATGTGGACCTGCTGGCCCAGTTGCGTCCGGGCCAGCAGCTGCGGTTCCGGCTCGTCGAGCTCTGA
- a CDS encoding 5-oxoprolinase subunit B family protein produces the protein MPVTTVPLRILPAGDRSLLVAPADHADLVAFVDLLRCELPDGVHDVLPAAQTVLVTLTDSADGRAVENGLRQLFRRAQSPERATSEAPVPAAIIIPVRYDGPDLAAVAALLGTDTRAVVEAHTKAQWRCAFVGFAPGFGYLESTDTGLAVPRRAEARTSVPAGSVALADGYSAVYPRRSPGGWQIIGTTDFRLWDLTRTEPSLLRPGTRVRFTEEAAA, from the coding sequence ATGCCGGTGACCACCGTGCCGCTGCGGATACTGCCCGCGGGTGACCGTTCGCTGCTGGTCGCCCCCGCGGACCACGCCGACCTCGTCGCCTTCGTCGACCTGTTGCGGTGCGAATTGCCCGACGGGGTGCACGATGTGCTGCCCGCGGCGCAGACGGTGCTGGTCACCCTGACCGACAGCGCGGACGGCCGGGCCGTGGAAAACGGGCTGCGCCAACTGTTCCGGCGCGCGCAGTCACCCGAGCGGGCGACATCCGAAGCGCCGGTGCCCGCCGCGATCATCATCCCGGTCCGCTACGACGGACCAGACCTGGCCGCCGTCGCGGCACTGCTCGGCACCGACACCCGCGCGGTCGTCGAGGCCCACACGAAGGCGCAATGGCGTTGCGCCTTCGTGGGATTCGCACCGGGTTTCGGCTACCTGGAAAGCACGGACACCGGGCTCGCGGTGCCGCGGCGGGCCGAGGCCCGCACCTCGGTGCCCGCGGGCTCGGTAGCATTGGCCGACGGGTACAGCGCCGTCTATCCGCGGCGCTCACCCGGCGGCTGGCAGATCATCGGCACCACCGACTTTCGCCTGTGGGACCTCACCCGGACCGAACCGTCCCTGTTACGTCCAGGTACCCGAGTCCGTTTCACCGAGGAGGCCGCCGCATGA
- a CDS encoding MFS transporter, which yields MTLSTDIPADSAGTSQPFDWFRTMSAKGKRAFLGAFGGYGLDAYDFQVLPLALGAITSYFAISSGKAGLLTTVTLLVSALGGALAGVLADKIGRVRTLQLTVATYTLFTVLCGFAPNFETLLVFRAFQGLGFGGEWAAGAILVAEYAQSKYRGRAVAYVQSAWAAGWGLAVLVYTLVFHFVDEDLAWRVLFWTGALPALLIVWVRRNLTDSEAVTQRRESAGKQAGSFFAIFRRDLLRTTLFASLLATGVQGGYYTLATWLPTYLKKSRHLNVVGTGGYLFLLIGGAFLGYVTGGILADRLGRKRTIQLFAVLSLAFMIAYIQVPEGANTLVLILGFPLGFCTAAIFSSFGSFLSELYPTASRGTGQGFTYNFGRGVGAIFPTAVGFLASTAFGLTGAMMFGALGYLIAVLALFGLPETRGRELA from the coding sequence ATGACCCTTTCCACGGACATTCCGGCGGACTCCGCCGGGACCTCGCAGCCGTTCGACTGGTTCCGAACCATGAGCGCCAAAGGCAAACGCGCCTTCCTCGGCGCGTTCGGCGGATATGGCTTGGACGCCTACGACTTCCAGGTGCTGCCGCTGGCGCTCGGCGCGATCACGTCCTACTTCGCCATCAGCTCCGGCAAGGCCGGGCTGCTCACCACCGTGACGCTGCTGGTGTCCGCGCTCGGCGGCGCGCTGGCGGGTGTGCTGGCCGACAAGATCGGACGGGTACGGACGCTGCAGCTGACCGTCGCGACCTACACCCTGTTCACCGTATTGTGCGGTTTCGCACCGAATTTCGAGACGTTGCTGGTGTTCCGGGCGTTCCAGGGGCTGGGCTTCGGCGGCGAATGGGCGGCGGGCGCGATCCTGGTCGCCGAGTACGCGCAGTCCAAATACCGGGGCCGGGCGGTGGCCTACGTGCAGAGCGCGTGGGCCGCGGGCTGGGGTCTGGCGGTGCTCGTCTACACCTTGGTCTTCCACTTCGTCGACGAGGATCTGGCCTGGCGGGTGCTGTTCTGGACCGGCGCACTGCCCGCGCTGCTGATCGTCTGGGTGCGGCGCAATCTGACCGATTCCGAAGCCGTGACCCAGCGCCGCGAATCGGCGGGTAAGCAGGCCGGGTCGTTCTTCGCCATCTTCCGGCGCGACCTGCTGCGGACCACCCTGTTCGCCTCGCTGCTGGCCACCGGCGTGCAGGGCGGCTACTACACCCTCGCGACCTGGCTGCCGACCTATCTGAAGAAGAGCAGGCACCTGAATGTCGTTGGCACCGGCGGTTATCTGTTCCTGCTGATCGGCGGCGCGTTCCTCGGCTACGTCACCGGCGGCATTCTCGCCGACCGGCTCGGGCGCAAGCGCACGATCCAGTTGTTCGCCGTACTGTCCCTGGCCTTCATGATCGCCTACATCCAGGTCCCCGAGGGGGCGAACACCCTGGTACTGATCCTGGGCTTCCCGCTCGGCTTCTGTACCGCGGCCATCTTCTCCAGTTTCGGCTCGTTCCTGTCCGAGCTGTACCCGACCGCTTCGCGCGGCACCGGACAGGGTTTCACCTACAACTTCGGGCGCGGCGTCGGCGCGATCTTCCCCACGGCCGTCGGGTTTCTGGCGTCCACCGCGTTCGGCCTGACCGGCGCGATGATGTTCGGCGCGCTCGGCTACCTGATCGCCGTGCTGGCACTGTTCGGCCTGCCGGAGACCCGTGGCCGCGAACTGGCTTGA
- a CDS encoding GntR family transcriptional regulator produces the protein MTTPVDRPDPVYTALSEHKGLLTRSSRSSQTADIVRASILDGSLRPGSRLSEPDICAALGVSRNTLREAFRSLIEERLVTHELNRGAFVRVPTSDDVAELYQCRRIVECAAIRGFDRAATESDELAAALARADACAAEQDWTGVGTADIDFHKAIAALNRSKRLDQMMSSVWNELRLVFHVMADPLTFHEPYLARNHEIHRALLDGRGAEAEQMLADYLTDAETHIRSAYTRVVA, from the coding sequence ATGACGACACCGGTAGATCGGCCCGATCCCGTCTACACGGCCCTTTCCGAACACAAAGGTCTGCTGACCCGGTCCAGCCGCAGCTCACAGACCGCCGATATCGTCCGCGCGAGCATCCTGGACGGCTCGCTGCGGCCCGGTTCCCGCCTTTCCGAGCCCGATATCTGTGCGGCGCTCGGTGTTTCGCGCAATACCCTGCGCGAGGCCTTCCGCTCGCTGATCGAAGAGCGGCTGGTGACCCACGAACTCAACCGCGGCGCCTTCGTCCGGGTGCCCACCTCCGACGATGTCGCCGAGCTGTACCAGTGCCGGCGCATCGTCGAGTGCGCGGCGATCCGCGGATTCGACCGCGCGGCAACCGAATCCGACGAGCTCGCGGCCGCGCTCGCGCGCGCCGACGCCTGCGCCGCGGAACAGGATTGGACCGGGGTCGGCACCGCCGACATCGATTTCCACAAGGCGATCGCCGCGCTCAATCGCAGCAAGCGCCTCGACCAGATGATGTCGAGCGTGTGGAACGAACTCCGCCTGGTCTTCCACGTGATGGCCGATCCGCTCACCTTCCACGAGCCCTACCTGGCCCGTAATCACGAGATCCACCGCGCGCTGCTCGACGGTCGCGGCGCGGAGGCCGAACAGATGCTGGCCGACTACCTCACCGACGCCGAAACGCATATCCGGTCCGCCTACACGCGCGTGGTCGCCTGA
- a CDS encoding helix-turn-helix domain-containing protein, with amino-acid sequence MPEKSLDWVTAGVDRVCRTVSGAVELERAVTAVLREAVPFDAWCVLTVDPGSVLPTGGCHRNGLPLEYMDAMLEIEAGGQDALALPTLARGPHRAMTLTTATDGHPERSRHYREILVPSGMTREMRILFGDKGNVWGALVLFRGADVPDFAAADAELAGAATTSVADAIRREMVLTEIATEDAVTGPGLLLLTPDLHPVTMTAAAGHWLAQIDDGVDADREIPFCVMTLAHQAWSRPGPARARTRTRSGRWMTLHAERLPGATDQLSVLIEATRPVEIAALVADTYRLTPRERDVVGLLARGYARTEIAKLLTLSAHTVDDHVKRIFGKLEVRSRAELTAKLFFDQHVPRMQQEIPVGSTGWYLR; translated from the coding sequence ATGCCGGAGAAATCCCTGGACTGGGTGACCGCGGGCGTCGACCGCGTCTGCCGGACCGTGTCCGGCGCGGTCGAACTGGAGCGCGCCGTGACGGCGGTGCTGCGCGAGGCCGTGCCCTTCGATGCGTGGTGCGTGCTGACCGTCGACCCCGGTTCGGTGCTGCCGACCGGCGGCTGCCATCGCAACGGACTGCCGCTCGAGTACATGGATGCGATGCTCGAGATCGAGGCGGGCGGCCAGGACGCGCTCGCGTTGCCGACCCTGGCCCGCGGCCCCCACCGGGCGATGACCTTGACTACGGCCACCGACGGGCACCCCGAGCGCAGCAGGCACTACCGGGAGATCCTGGTGCCGAGCGGGATGACCCGCGAGATGCGCATCCTCTTCGGCGACAAGGGCAACGTGTGGGGCGCGCTGGTCCTGTTCCGCGGTGCGGACGTCCCGGACTTCGCCGCGGCCGACGCCGAACTCGCGGGCGCGGCCACCACCTCGGTGGCCGACGCGATCCGCCGCGAGATGGTGCTCACCGAGATCGCCACCGAGGACGCGGTCACCGGGCCGGGGCTGTTGCTGCTGACGCCCGACCTGCACCCGGTCACCATGACCGCGGCGGCCGGGCACTGGCTGGCGCAGATCGACGACGGGGTCGACGCGGACCGCGAAATCCCGTTCTGCGTCATGACATTGGCACATCAAGCCTGGTCTCGCCCCGGCCCGGCGCGGGCCAGGACCCGGACCAGGAGCGGGCGCTGGATGACCTTGCACGCGGAGCGGCTACCGGGCGCCACCGATCAGCTCTCGGTGCTCATCGAGGCCACCCGCCCGGTGGAGATCGCGGCACTGGTCGCCGACACCTACCGGCTCACTCCGCGCGAGCGGGACGTGGTCGGGCTGCTCGCGCGCGGCTATGCGCGGACCGAGATCGCCAAGCTGCTCACGTTGTCCGCGCACACCGTCGACGATCACGTCAAACGGATCTTCGGCAAGCTCGAGGTGCGCAGCCGGGCCGAGCTGACCGCCAAACTGTTTTTCGACCAGCATGTTCCGCGCATGCAACAGGAGATACCGGTCGGCAGCACCGGATGGTATCTGCGCTGA